A genomic stretch from Kribbella amoyensis includes:
- a CDS encoding LacI family DNA-binding transcriptional regulator yields MTTQRDIARMAGVSVAVVSAVLNGTTHTRMSEATRARVIQAMENLDYQPNQAARSLRLNRTGMIALILHKLDNPVYTHLLRGVYGAAAERGGTVLLGDAETMRSGSQFVTRLLSHGTVDGILIRDDSLFDDDVVAELRSHPKPILSLDYAQDHPWVGIDDCRAGEIATRFLLNLRHRRIVFIGGATGHAFRQRYLGYQQEMQQAGLEPAPHLATGFGEQAGADGLRQALQLPAAPTAVVVNNVMSAVGVLAAARDLGIAVPDQLSVVGIHDVGLMEHLRPAVTAVRMPMYELGRAGVHGLYELMAGRPCTGGIIADPEPELVVRDSATALTDA; encoded by the coding sequence GTGACAACGCAACGGGACATCGCCCGCATGGCGGGGGTATCGGTCGCGGTGGTGTCGGCCGTGCTCAACGGCACGACCCACACCCGGATGAGCGAGGCCACCCGTGCCCGGGTCATCCAGGCCATGGAGAACCTCGACTATCAGCCCAACCAAGCGGCCCGGTCCCTGCGGCTCAACCGCACCGGCATGATCGCGTTGATCCTCCACAAGCTCGACAATCCCGTCTACACCCACCTGCTGCGCGGCGTCTACGGGGCCGCGGCCGAGCGCGGCGGGACAGTCCTGCTCGGCGACGCCGAGACGATGCGCTCGGGTAGCCAGTTCGTCACCCGGCTGCTCAGCCACGGCACCGTCGACGGCATCCTGATCCGGGACGACTCACTGTTCGACGACGACGTGGTGGCCGAGCTTCGCTCGCATCCCAAGCCGATCCTCAGCCTGGACTACGCCCAGGACCACCCTTGGGTCGGCATCGACGACTGCCGCGCGGGCGAGATCGCGACCCGATTCCTGCTCAACCTGCGCCATCGCCGGATCGTCTTCATCGGTGGGGCGACCGGGCACGCGTTCCGGCAGCGCTACCTCGGATATCAGCAGGAGATGCAGCAGGCCGGGCTGGAACCGGCGCCGCACCTGGCCACCGGGTTCGGTGAGCAGGCCGGTGCCGACGGGTTGCGCCAGGCGCTGCAACTGCCGGCCGCGCCGACCGCGGTCGTGGTGAACAACGTCATGAGCGCCGTCGGCGTCCTGGCCGCCGCCCGGGACCTCGGCATCGCCGTACCCGACCAGCTGTCCGTCGTCGGGATCCACGACGTCGGGCTGATGGAACACCTGCGCCCAGCCGTCACCGCGGTCCGGATGCCCATGTACGAGCTCGGCCGGGCCGGCGTCCACGGGCTGTACGAGCTGATGGCGGGACGCCCCTGCACCGGCGGCATCATCGCCGACCCCGAGCCCGAGCTCGTCGTCCGCGACTCGGCAACGGCCCTGACCGACGCCTGA
- a CDS encoding NUDIX hydrolase, which translates to MPTAKKGDPVNFPSYPHEVLAVVLSVRDARLCVLLWKRARSPYRGRWALPGGGVEPAERLREAITGHLATKVEVRDVAHLEQLATHSAIERDPRARVLATGYLGLVPSDVQPKLPSDTQWHPVDELPRTAFDHHYFIDAAVARLRAKLSYTNIGFALAPLEFTIAELRDLFGAALGYELGATNLTRVLTRRHVIDPTERRASPGQSGGRPATVYKFVARELTVTDPFAVLRPPR; encoded by the coding sequence GTGCCGACAGCCAAGAAAGGTGATCCAGTCAACTTCCCCAGTTACCCGCACGAGGTGCTCGCCGTGGTTCTGTCCGTTCGCGACGCCAGGCTGTGTGTGCTGCTGTGGAAACGCGCTCGGAGCCCGTACCGCGGCCGCTGGGCACTACCCGGCGGCGGGGTCGAACCCGCGGAGCGGCTCCGGGAGGCCATCACCGGGCACCTTGCGACGAAGGTCGAGGTCCGCGACGTCGCGCACCTCGAACAGTTGGCCACGCACAGTGCGATCGAGCGTGATCCGCGGGCCCGGGTGCTGGCGACGGGCTATCTGGGCCTTGTTCCGTCCGACGTCCAGCCGAAGCTTCCGTCCGACACGCAGTGGCACCCGGTCGACGAGCTGCCGCGGACCGCGTTCGATCATCACTACTTCATCGATGCCGCGGTCGCGCGGCTGCGCGCGAAACTGTCGTACACGAACATCGGTTTCGCGCTGGCTCCGCTGGAGTTCACCATCGCGGAGCTCCGGGACCTGTTCGGTGCCGCCCTCGGCTACGAGCTCGGCGCCACCAATCTCACCCGCGTCCTGACCCGCCGGCACGTGATCGACCCGACCGAACGGCGAGCCAGCCCCGGCCAGAGCGGCGGCCGCCCTGCGACCGTCTACAAGTTCGTGGCCCGCGAGCTGACCGTCACCGATCCGTTCGCAGTACTCCGCCCGCCCCGTTGA
- the nadC gene encoding carboxylating nicotinate-nucleotide diphosphorylase, whose product MQLTTETIRTAVAAALIEDQAADDVTTRWSVPEALEAEATMIAKQSGRVAGLTVVQEVYMAVDPTVKVRTAVADGDPVVPGQPLAWISGAARSVITGERVALNFAQRMSGIATLTSAFVAAIAGRPVALLDTRKTAPGLRALDKYAVSCGGGTNHRLDLSAMVLLKENHLAAAGGVVPAVRRVRDGMAAEDTGRAIEVEVTTAEEAREALDCQVEWILLDNMPVEQVARIVERRNTSGSTTRLEASGNITLDTVAEVAATGVDALSVGALTHSPTALDISLLVTRNHG is encoded by the coding sequence ATGCAACTGACGACGGAGACGATCCGGACCGCGGTAGCGGCAGCACTGATCGAGGACCAGGCGGCAGACGATGTCACCACCCGATGGAGCGTCCCGGAGGCGCTGGAGGCCGAGGCGACGATGATCGCCAAGCAGTCCGGTCGCGTGGCCGGCCTGACTGTGGTGCAGGAGGTGTACATGGCCGTCGATCCCACCGTGAAGGTGCGGACGGCTGTTGCCGACGGTGATCCGGTGGTCCCGGGGCAGCCGCTGGCGTGGATCAGCGGCGCGGCGCGGTCGGTCATCACCGGCGAGCGGGTCGCGCTGAACTTCGCCCAACGGATGTCGGGCATCGCCACCCTCACGTCGGCGTTCGTTGCCGCGATCGCTGGGCGCCCGGTCGCGCTCCTCGACACCCGAAAGACAGCACCCGGCCTCCGGGCCCTGGACAAGTACGCCGTGAGTTGCGGCGGCGGGACCAACCACCGGCTCGACCTGTCGGCCATGGTGCTGCTCAAGGAGAATCATCTCGCCGCGGCCGGCGGCGTCGTCCCGGCCGTTCGGCGGGTCCGGGACGGCATGGCCGCCGAAGACACCGGCCGGGCGATCGAGGTCGAAGTCACCACTGCCGAGGAGGCCCGCGAAGCGCTGGACTGCCAGGTCGAGTGGATCCTGCTGGACAACATGCCGGTCGAGCAGGTGGCCCGGATCGTCGAGCGGCGCAACACCTCCGGATCCACCACCCGGCTCGAGGCCTCCGGCAACATCACCTTGGACACCGTTGCGGAGGTCGCCGCCACCGGCGTCGATGCCCTGTCGGTCGGCGCCCTGACCCACTCCCCCACCGCACTGGACATCAGTCTGCTGGTGACCCGGAACCACGGGTGA
- the nadA gene encoding quinolinate synthase NadA, with protein sequence MTVGQRTAISWQEEVRRLARERDAVILAHNYQEPAIQDVADHVGDSLALSRLAASTDASTIVFCGVHFMAETAKLLSPDKTVLIPTAQAGCSLADTIDADQLRAWKAEHPDAAVVAYVNTSAAVKAEADVCCTSSNAVEVVNSIPADQPILFLPDQFLGAHVRRQTGRGNIEVWMGECHVHAGISAADLRAQVAADPAAEVLVHPECGCASSAVWLAGVGDLPAERTHILSTAGMLDTARGLTAKTALVATEIGMLHQLRKVNQQTTFLPVNPKASCRFMKMITPELLVRCLREGRDEIQLPSEVVERARRSVERMVAIGKPAGPR encoded by the coding sequence GTGACCGTTGGTCAGCGCACGGCCATCAGCTGGCAGGAAGAGGTACGGCGCCTCGCCCGAGAGCGAGATGCTGTGATTCTCGCCCACAACTACCAGGAACCGGCGATCCAGGACGTCGCCGACCACGTCGGCGACTCCCTCGCGCTGTCGCGCCTCGCCGCCAGTACCGACGCGTCCACGATCGTCTTCTGCGGCGTGCACTTCATGGCGGAGACGGCCAAGCTCCTCAGCCCGGACAAGACCGTGCTGATCCCCACCGCCCAGGCCGGCTGTTCGCTGGCGGACACGATCGACGCCGACCAGTTGCGGGCCTGGAAGGCCGAGCATCCCGACGCCGCTGTTGTTGCCTATGTCAACACCAGCGCGGCGGTGAAGGCCGAGGCCGACGTCTGCTGCACCTCCTCCAATGCGGTCGAGGTGGTGAACTCGATTCCGGCGGACCAGCCGATCCTGTTCCTGCCCGACCAGTTCCTCGGAGCGCACGTCCGGCGGCAGACCGGCCGGGGCAACATCGAGGTGTGGATGGGCGAGTGTCATGTGCATGCCGGCATCAGCGCGGCCGACCTGCGCGCTCAGGTAGCCGCCGATCCCGCGGCCGAGGTCCTCGTGCACCCCGAGTGCGGCTGCGCGTCATCGGCCGTCTGGCTCGCCGGCGTGGGTGATCTTCCGGCCGAGCGGACCCACATCCTCTCCACCGCCGGCATGCTGGACACCGCTCGCGGCCTGACCGCGAAGACCGCTCTGGTCGCGACGGAGATCGGCATGCTCCATCAGCTGCGCAAGGTCAACCAGCAGACGACGTTCCTGCCGGTGAATCCGAAGGCCTCGTGCCGCTTCATGAAGATGATCACCCCGGAACTGCTGGTGCGGTGCCTGCGGGAGGGACGCGACGAGATCCAGCTGCCGTCCGAGGTCGTCGAGCGGGCCCGGCGTTCGGTCGAGCGGATGGTTGCCATCGGCAAGCCCGCGGGTCCTCGATGA
- the nadB gene encoding L-aspartate oxidase codes for MTRVADVVVIGSGVAGVSTALGLAATRQVILLSAGDGSTPWAQGGISAAYGEDDPLDHWHDTEVAGAGFCDPRNVRALVEEGPQRLAELIAHGARFDRDDTGSLLRTLEGGHSRPRIVHAGGDATGAEVHRALLDALRRSSVRTVTGRAAGLLQSETGSVVGVLVDTGTELSQIEARAVVLATGGIGNAYLASTNPATVRGDGIALALRAGASLVDMEFVQFHPTALHTGETSGQLPLVTEAVRGEGAVLRDVHGRRIMAGRHPRADLAPRDVVARAIEATMRRDGSDHVWLDATEVAPDVLRKRFPTVLASCARIGVDLLSEQIPVAPAEHFLCGGVRTDRNGATDVPGLYAVGEVAATGVHGANRLASNSLLEGLVFGRRVATALTLDLPAKDLGRTRELTLGDDRQPERIRTTLSRYAGIRRDGAGLNAAAEELDSMGTGPLATVARAVVVAATARQDSRGCHWRSDHPHAAERWDEHIVVRLDQEGRPTTRQLPTAGLLPR; via the coding sequence ATGACGCGCGTGGCCGATGTCGTCGTCATCGGGTCCGGCGTGGCGGGCGTGTCGACCGCACTCGGTCTCGCGGCAACCCGTCAGGTGATCCTTCTCAGTGCGGGCGACGGCAGCACGCCCTGGGCGCAGGGTGGCATCTCGGCCGCGTACGGCGAGGACGATCCGCTCGACCACTGGCACGACACCGAGGTCGCGGGCGCGGGATTCTGCGATCCCCGCAACGTCCGGGCGCTGGTCGAGGAGGGACCGCAGCGGCTTGCCGAACTCATCGCCCACGGAGCACGCTTCGACCGTGACGATACCGGCTCGCTGTTGAGGACGCTGGAAGGCGGCCACAGTCGTCCTCGGATCGTGCACGCAGGCGGTGACGCCACCGGTGCCGAGGTTCATCGCGCGCTCCTCGACGCCCTGCGCCGAAGCAGCGTTCGGACGGTGACCGGGCGTGCCGCCGGTCTGCTTCAGTCGGAGACCGGAAGCGTGGTCGGGGTGCTCGTCGACACGGGCACCGAGCTCAGTCAGATCGAGGCACGCGCCGTCGTCCTGGCCACCGGCGGTATCGGCAACGCGTACCTGGCCAGCACCAATCCCGCGACGGTGCGCGGTGACGGGATCGCCTTGGCGCTGCGAGCGGGCGCGTCGCTGGTGGACATGGAGTTCGTCCAGTTCCACCCGACCGCGCTCCACACCGGTGAGACCAGCGGTCAGTTGCCGCTGGTCACCGAGGCCGTCCGAGGCGAAGGCGCCGTACTGCGCGACGTCCACGGCCGCCGGATCATGGCCGGACGGCATCCGCGAGCCGACCTGGCGCCGCGAGACGTCGTCGCCCGGGCGATCGAGGCGACGATGCGCCGGGACGGATCCGATCATGTCTGGCTGGATGCGACCGAGGTCGCGCCGGACGTGCTCCGGAAGCGGTTCCCGACCGTGCTGGCCTCGTGCGCACGCATCGGCGTCGACCTGTTGTCCGAGCAGATCCCGGTCGCGCCGGCCGAACACTTCCTCTGTGGCGGCGTTCGGACCGATCGGAACGGCGCAACCGACGTACCCGGCCTGTACGCCGTCGGCGAGGTCGCCGCGACCGGCGTCCACGGGGCCAACCGGCTCGCCTCGAACAGCCTGCTGGAAGGACTCGTCTTCGGGCGACGCGTCGCAACGGCCCTGACCCTCGACCTCCCCGCGAAGGACCTCGGCCGCACCCGTGAGCTCACGCTCGGCGATGACCGTCAACCGGAGCGGATTCGCACGACCCTCAGCAGGTACGCCGGCATCCGTCGCGACGGCGCCGGTCTGAACGCCGCCGCGGAAGAACTCGACTCCATGGGCACCGGACCGCTCGCGACGGTGGCGAGGGCGGTCGTCGTCGCGGCGACCGCACGGCAGGACAGCCGCGGCTGCCACTGGCGTTCCGACCATCCGCACGCCGCCGAACGATGGGACGAGCACATAGTCGTACGCCTCGACCAGGAAGGACGCCCGACTACGCGCCAACTGCCCACTGCCGGTTTGCTCCCCCGGTAG
- a CDS encoding molybdopterin-dependent oxidoreductase has translation MKFRPLPQPQFSSPLHHPRVAVVIGRWLGAAVLVCFLTGVFSHVQQETTYVPSRPVSLYRVTQGLHVLSGTIAIPLLLAKLWTVYPKLFAKPPWPPSRQALVSIVERLSILVLVATLALELLTGFLNTIQWYPWPFPFRETHYALAWIIVGALIVHLAVKLPLIVEHWRKVRAAPRQDGLSRRGLFRIVAGAGALVGVTTVGQSVPPLGPLAVLAPRRPGVGPQGLPVNRTAEAAGVVRADSEWRLTIVGPRELSFTLDELRRLPQTQADLPIACVEGWSQGARWEGIRIRDLLSLCGAAKSAGVRVRSLEKGGFYGTSELPAQFAQDPLTLLALRLNGADLDLDHGYPARIIAPNRPGVLQTKWVHRLEVLS, from the coding sequence ATGAAGTTCAGACCTCTCCCGCAGCCGCAGTTCTCCTCGCCTCTGCACCACCCCAGAGTGGCAGTCGTGATCGGTAGGTGGCTGGGTGCCGCGGTACTGGTCTGCTTCCTGACCGGGGTCTTCAGCCACGTCCAGCAGGAGACGACCTACGTTCCCAGCCGGCCGGTTTCGCTCTACCGGGTGACCCAGGGGCTGCATGTGCTCAGCGGGACGATCGCGATTCCGTTGCTGTTGGCAAAGTTGTGGACGGTCTACCCCAAGCTGTTCGCGAAGCCGCCCTGGCCGCCGAGCCGGCAAGCCTTGGTGTCGATCGTGGAGCGGCTGTCGATCCTGGTTCTGGTCGCCACCCTGGCGCTGGAGCTGCTGACCGGCTTCCTCAACACGATCCAGTGGTACCCGTGGCCGTTTCCGTTCCGCGAGACCCACTACGCGCTCGCGTGGATCATCGTCGGCGCGCTGATCGTGCACCTGGCGGTCAAGCTTCCGCTCATCGTGGAGCACTGGCGGAAAGTGCGGGCGGCACCGCGCCAGGACGGGCTGAGCCGGCGTGGCCTGTTCCGGATCGTGGCCGGCGCCGGCGCGCTGGTCGGGGTGACAACGGTCGGGCAGTCCGTTCCCCCGCTCGGTCCGCTCGCCGTCCTCGCACCGCGACGTCCGGGAGTCGGTCCGCAGGGCCTACCGGTGAATCGGACCGCGGAGGCGGCCGGAGTGGTACGGGCCGACTCCGAGTGGCGCTTGACGATCGTCGGCCCGCGGGAGCTGTCGTTCACCCTGGACGAACTGCGGCGACTCCCGCAGACACAGGCCGACCTGCCGATCGCGTGCGTGGAGGGCTGGAGCCAGGGCGCGCGCTGGGAAGGCATCCGGATCCGCGACCTGTTGTCGCTCTGCGGTGCCGCGAAGTCGGCCGGTGTCCGGGTCAGGTCGCTGGAGAAGGGCGGCTTCTACGGAACCTCGGAGCTGCCGGCGCAGTTCGCGCAGGACCCACTGACGCTGCTCGCGCTCAGGCTCAACGGCGCCGACCTCGATCTGGACCATGGCTACCCGGCCCGCATCATCGCACCGAACCGCCCCGGCGTTCTGCAGACGAAGTGGGTCCACCGGCTGGAGGTCCTGTCATGA
- a CDS encoding S-methyl-5'-thioadenosine phosphorylase yields the protein MADIGVIGGSGFYSFLQDARPMQVDTPFGPPSEPPVVGRVGGREVAFLPRHGADHRFPPHRVNYRANLWALRSLGVRQVLGPCAVGSLRPELTPGLFVVPDQLVDRTWGRDHTVYDGYPAPVVHTSPADPYCPAGRATVIAAGNVVPDGTMVVINGPRFSTRAESRWHAAQGWSVVGMTGAPEAAIARELGVCYTSIAVVTDHDAGVATGEGVTQAEVFEVFGRSIERLKSLVRDVIAALPGPDADCSCRHALDGTAAAPEAVR from the coding sequence ATGGCAGACATCGGTGTGATCGGTGGATCAGGCTTCTACTCGTTCCTGCAGGATGCTCGTCCGATGCAGGTAGACACACCCTTCGGGCCACCGAGCGAACCGCCCGTGGTCGGACGGGTGGGCGGGCGCGAGGTCGCGTTCCTGCCGCGGCACGGCGCCGACCATCGATTCCCGCCCCACCGAGTCAACTACCGGGCGAACCTATGGGCGTTGCGATCGCTCGGAGTACGCCAGGTCCTCGGCCCCTGTGCCGTGGGTTCCCTGCGACCAGAGCTGACACCGGGCCTCTTCGTGGTTCCGGACCAGCTCGTCGACCGCACCTGGGGACGCGACCACACGGTGTACGACGGGTACCCCGCGCCGGTCGTCCATACCTCACCCGCCGACCCCTACTGTCCGGCCGGCCGGGCGACCGTGATTGCCGCGGGCAACGTCGTACCGGACGGGACCATGGTGGTGATCAACGGGCCGCGCTTCTCCACGCGAGCGGAGTCCCGGTGGCACGCCGCGCAAGGATGGTCCGTGGTCGGCATGACCGGAGCGCCGGAGGCGGCCATCGCGCGTGAGCTGGGTGTCTGTTACACCTCGATCGCTGTCGTGACCGACCACGACGCCGGTGTCGCGACCGGGGAAGGCGTCACCCAGGCCGAGGTCTTCGAAGTGTTCGGGCGCAGTATCGAACGGTTGAAGTCGCTGGTTCGCGACGTGATCGCCGCTCTGCCAGGACCGGACGCCGACTGCTCCTGCCGGCACGCGCTGGACGGAACCGCTGCCGCACCTGAGGCCGTCCGGTGA
- a CDS encoding NAD-dependent epimerase/dehydratase family protein, which yields MKVLLTGGAGFIGRHVHHQLLADGHEVVVLDSLRADVHGQPPDVENLVVADVRDADAVATALRGVDAVVHLASKVGLGVSLDDIDDYVSSNSLGTAVLLRQLGRLGVGRLVYASSMVVYGEGRYRCHRHGEIAPGPRRVEDLRDGLFEPPCPVCGEFLVPGLVEESARPDPRNAYAVSKLSGEQLAAGWARETGGQVAALRFHNVYGPGMPRNTPYAGVAALFRSGLERGLAPQVFEDGQQRRDFVEVRDIATAVALAVEAEHAEFTAYNVGSGTVHTIGDLASELSRAYGGPAPEITGRFRLGDVRHVTADSGRIKAELGWKPAYDLRDGVAALVRS from the coding sequence GTGAAGGTACTGCTGACCGGTGGCGCCGGCTTCATCGGCCGTCACGTGCATCACCAGCTCCTTGCCGACGGCCACGAAGTCGTCGTGCTCGACTCACTGCGTGCCGACGTCCACGGGCAGCCACCGGACGTCGAGAACCTCGTCGTGGCCGACGTCCGGGATGCCGACGCCGTTGCCACCGCGCTGCGCGGCGTCGACGCGGTCGTGCACCTCGCGAGCAAGGTCGGACTCGGCGTCAGCCTTGACGACATCGACGACTACGTGAGCAGCAACAGCCTCGGCACCGCTGTTCTGCTCCGTCAGCTGGGCCGGCTGGGCGTCGGCCGCCTGGTGTACGCGAGCTCGATGGTCGTGTACGGCGAAGGACGCTACCGCTGCCACCGGCACGGTGAGATCGCGCCCGGTCCGCGCCGCGTGGAGGATCTGCGCGACGGGCTGTTCGAACCGCCGTGCCCGGTCTGTGGTGAGTTCCTCGTCCCGGGTCTGGTCGAAGAGTCCGCCCGCCCCGATCCACGCAACGCGTACGCCGTCTCGAAACTGAGTGGCGAACAACTCGCCGCCGGCTGGGCCCGGGAGACGGGCGGACAGGTTGCCGCGCTCCGCTTCCACAACGTCTACGGCCCGGGAATGCCCCGCAATACGCCGTACGCCGGGGTCGCAGCGCTGTTTCGCTCCGGACTCGAGCGTGGGCTGGCGCCGCAAGTGTTCGAGGACGGGCAGCAGCGCCGCGACTTCGTCGAGGTGCGCGACATCGCAACAGCTGTCGCGCTGGCGGTCGAAGCGGAGCACGCCGAGTTCACGGCGTACAACGTCGGGAGCGGCACCGTGCACACGATCGGCGACCTGGCCTCCGAGCTGTCCCGTGCGTACGGCGGACCCGCGCCCGAGATCACCGGACGCTTCCGGCTGGGCGACGTACGGCACGTCACCGCTGACTCCGGCCGGATCAAGGCGGAGCTCGGGTGGAAACCGGCCTACGATCTGCGCGACGGTGTCGCCGCGCTGGTCCGCTCATGA
- a CDS encoding glycosyltransferase family 2 protein, with amino-acid sequence MKAQEVDLVLPCLNEAAALPWLLGRLPGDVRAIVIDNGSTDGSAEIATRLGATVVRCEVRGYGAACHAGLEAATAAVVAFSDADASLDPRQLIRVTAPVLAGRADLVLGRRRPHSRQAWPWHLRLANAELARRVRRRTGASLHDLGPMRAARRLALLDLPLTDRRSGYPLETVVRAADAGWRIAEVDVDYLPRSGRSKVTGTPLGALRAVKDMTKVLAT; translated from the coding sequence ATGAAGGCCCAAGAGGTCGACCTCGTCCTGCCTTGCCTGAACGAGGCAGCCGCGCTCCCCTGGCTGCTCGGACGCCTCCCCGGCGACGTGCGGGCGATCGTCATCGACAACGGTTCGACCGACGGCTCCGCCGAGATCGCGACCCGGCTCGGCGCGACGGTGGTCCGATGCGAGGTTCGTGGGTACGGCGCCGCGTGCCACGCCGGCCTCGAGGCCGCCACCGCGGCGGTCGTCGCGTTCAGCGATGCCGACGCCTCACTCGACCCCAGGCAACTGATCCGGGTCACAGCTCCGGTCCTGGCCGGGCGAGCCGATCTGGTTCTCGGTCGCCGCCGTCCACACAGCCGCCAGGCGTGGCCGTGGCACCTGCGGCTGGCCAACGCCGAGCTTGCCCGCCGGGTGCGGCGGCGGACCGGCGCGTCTTTGCACGATCTCGGACCGATGCGCGCCGCACGGCGGCTGGCGCTGCTGGACCTCCCGTTGACCGACCGCCGGTCGGGCTATCCACTCGAGACTGTCGTCAGAGCGGCGGACGCCGGCTGGCGGATCGCGGAAGTGGACGTGGACTACCTGCCGCGCTCGGGACGATCGAAGGTGACCGGTACGCCGCTCGGCGCGCTCCGGGCGGTCAAGGACATGACGAAGGTGCTCGCCACATGA
- a CDS encoding DUF2064 domain-containing protein translates to MTTGTLILIAKEPVPGRVKTRLQTEFTPGEAAALARASLADTLATLERTPARHRVIALDGKPGAWLPPQFRIVAQRGDGLDERLAAAFEDSYTGLPMLLVGMDTPQITGPRLTVDWSGYDAVLGLTEDGGYWCLGLRQPDERALLGVPMSTDHTGSDQLTRLEGLGYRVKLLPTLRDMDTPQDAAAIAAAYPELRTARLYRRLVHAASPTLLFEQALDGAPVTAMGSDGSPLLRLSEMDRWQAPADDVDRLAISRCEGPVLDLGCGPGRIVTALAEQGVPALGVDISELAVRQTTDRGATALRRAIHDPLPGEGRWGSVLLMDGNIGIGGAPAALLERCAQLVRPNGLVVVEVDPDDDLDCTEAIVLHSAAGRRSTPLPWARVGSRAAIRYAAPAGLDAAEDWRTGDRAFLTLRRVHDRSRPVARSVRAPT, encoded by the coding sequence ATGACGACCGGAACGTTGATCCTGATCGCGAAGGAGCCGGTACCCGGCCGGGTCAAGACCAGGCTGCAGACCGAGTTCACCCCCGGCGAGGCGGCGGCCCTGGCTCGTGCCTCGCTCGCCGACACCCTCGCCACGCTCGAACGCACACCGGCACGTCACCGCGTCATCGCGCTCGACGGCAAACCCGGCGCCTGGCTGCCACCGCAGTTCCGCATCGTCGCCCAGCGCGGCGACGGACTGGACGAGCGACTCGCCGCGGCCTTCGAGGATTCCTACACCGGCCTGCCGATGCTGCTCGTCGGCATGGACACACCGCAGATCACGGGTCCCCGCCTCACCGTCGACTGGTCCGGATACGACGCCGTCCTCGGGCTGACCGAGGACGGCGGGTACTGGTGCCTCGGCCTCCGGCAACCCGACGAGCGCGCACTCCTCGGCGTACCCATGTCGACCGACCACACGGGCAGCGACCAACTGACGCGACTCGAAGGCCTCGGTTACCGGGTCAAGCTGCTCCCGACCCTGCGAGACATGGACACCCCGCAGGACGCCGCGGCCATCGCGGCCGCGTACCCCGAGCTGCGGACGGCGCGACTGTACCGGCGGTTGGTGCATGCGGCCTCCCCGACACTGCTGTTCGAACAGGCGCTCGACGGCGCACCGGTAACGGCCATGGGATCCGATGGCAGCCCGCTGCTGAGACTGTCCGAGATGGACCGCTGGCAGGCGCCGGCTGACGACGTCGACCGGCTCGCGATCAGCCGGTGCGAGGGGCCGGTCCTCGATCTTGGCTGCGGACCCGGCCGGATCGTCACCGCGCTGGCCGAACAGGGTGTCCCGGCGCTGGGTGTCGACATCTCCGAGCTCGCCGTCCGGCAGACCACCGATCGCGGGGCCACCGCACTGCGACGGGCGATCCACGATCCGCTCCCGGGCGAGGGACGATGGGGCAGCGTCCTGCTCATGGACGGCAACATCGGCATCGGCGGCGCTCCGGCCGCCCTGCTCGAGCGGTGCGCCCAGCTCGTCCGGCCGAATGGCCTGGTCGTCGTCGAGGTCGACCCGGACGACGACCTCGACTGCACCGAGGCGATCGTGCTCCACAGCGCCGCCGGCCGGCGCTCCACTCCATTGCCCTGGGCAAGAGTTGGTAGTCGCGCAGCGATCCGGTACGCGGCACCTGCCGGCCTGGACGCCGCGGAGGACTGGCGGACGGGCGACCGGGCGTTTCTCACCCTTCGCCGCGTGCACGACCGGAGCAGACCAGTCGCCCGCAGCGTCCGTGCCCCCACGTGA